CCAAGTTTTAGTCTGAGGAGTTACTGATTCTCCTGGGGAGGACTGAAAAAATTTCATGACGAAGGTGGCATTTGAGCATTAAAAAACGAGTTGTATTTTTAtaggcagaaaaggaggaagtagggggagaggcagaatgtAAGCCAAGCAGCAGAAACAGCAGAGCAGAAGTGCAGAGGTCTGGAAATTGCCCGAAGGTGCAGCCAAAGCCTAATGTAGGCCATTGGAAGAGGAGACTGGAGAATTGGAGGCTTTGATCTTCTTGTATATGCTCTGAGGAGTAACTGGAAGTTTCTGATGAGGACTACTATGCCTGGAGTCATATTTTAGGACAGTAACACTAATGTGGTAAGACCTGTGAATCACCTGGGGCCACAGAAAacttctgggggtggggaaaatCCTGGGATTCAATGCTGCCGGGTTAGGGGCATTGGCTGTGCAGGACAGTGGGTCCTTGCATTAGGTGTGGGGAAATGGTGATCGTCAATCCCAACTAGCATCGAAGGAGTGTGGGAAACTTGGGAGTCAACACTTTTCCATGTTGCAATCCATGAGGCCCTTGTCTGGGGGAATCCAGGATGGCATTACAAGAGATGAAGCCATGACAAAATTCTCTGTTGAGTGTTTTctgagtgagaaaaaaatgacagtagCCAGGGACTAAAGAATTAAGATACAGGGTCCAGACCTCAGAGAAAAGACATGACAAAGGTTAGACCTGCTTTCGGAACACGAGTCAAACAAGATGAGGTTAAGGGAGGATTTGAGTCCTAGTTGGGGAACTGATCACATGTCAGGAAACAGGGCAGAAACCTCTTTACAGGGCTGGGAAAATCTAGGTAGGGaggagtgggggcggggcaggctaATTGGTAGGCATATGGGGATTCTGGGCTTCTTCTGGGCAAAGGGAATGTCTGATTGACAATACCAAGGCTAATTCCAACCCCACTGTGAGGCTATGAATATGGTCCTTAAGATTTTGACAGAGCTGTTTTGACATGGGAATTTGTGCACCAAGGACAAATGGACAAATGAACCATTCAACTTTCCGGCTCTTTTTCAATGCCAATAAATGTGTGCATGCTCAGCCCATCTTTGCTCCTTATTCACCTGTAAGCTTCACCCATTCCCAGGCTTCAGGGCAAGCTGCGCAAAATGCAGTGGGAGAGGAGCTAAGGCTCACAGATGCCCATTGCACATGATGCTAAATAAacactaatgatttttttaagtgtttgcagATTTCTGTACATAAAACTTAGAAATAGTTATCCCAAAATAGCTAATATCCATTAAGTCGTGTTCATTTACTGCAGCAAGTTATTACATGTCAGACCTAGTGTTAGGGTTTTTGATGCATTGTTTTTTCTGCCTTACCATAGTTAGACGAAAGGCACTATTATTACTGTCCTAATGGGGGAAATTATGCActgctaagtaacttgcccaataTCACAGAGCTGGTATATTATAGAATCTGGCTTTGTACTTAAGGCAGTAAAACCATACAAGGTGCCATCTTAACCATTGCACCATATTGCTTGAAAATGTCTCCTGGTCCAAACAGTTGTCAAAATTTCTATGAAAAGAGCTGGGTCAAATCAACAGTGTCAAAAGACCATGATTTATGATAATAACTGCCTGCCTTGGCCTGATCTGACAGAGGAGACAGGGAAGTGTGAGCCTGTGGTTTGAAGGTATCGGGTCCAATATCAGAGAACAGTTTGGAGAGGCAGGTGTTGACATAATGAACTACAGAGCAAGAGTTTGGTTTGCAAGGCCAATGAAAAGCCAACTGCAGAGCTCCAGGAGAGATTACTGAGGCCAGCCCTGAGACCAGAACTGTGGCCACAGATTCAAAGCACAGCCTCCTGCCCAACCGACAAGGTCACTGAGAACAGAGAATATATCTTAGAATGATCTGACATCAATCACTTTGTTTAGCTCCATGTTGGGGACAAGGAGGGGCTCCAAGTTTGATGGACACTTAAGGAACTTACTTTGACCAACTGCTAGACAGTGATCTAGAAACAGCATGCATTAAATTTAGTCCTTAAGATAATTCTGTCATACAGTTACTTTgacaagaaaagaataaaaagaataaaacaaaaaacccccaaacctccTAACTTAgctttaatatttgctttatgtattttggtgctTGTccgttatacacacacacatatttacaaaTGCTCTATCTTCTTGTTGGGTTGACCCCTCTGTCATTATGGAATACCCTCTTGGTCTttcattacagtctttgttttaaagtctattttgtctggcATAAGTACAGCATTCCAGCTTTCTCTtgggtttccatttgcatgaaacttcttttcctacccctccacattcagtctgtgtgtgtccttatGTTTAAAGTGAGTCTCTTACATGCAGCATATAGGTGGGTCTTCTTTTTCTATCCATTCAGCCAAgtcatgtcttttgattggagaattcaGTCCCTTCCATTTgtgtttaaagtaattactgatattgccattttgttcagtgttttctggctgttgtagttcttctctgttcctttttcttctcttgctcttctcCTTTTAGAGAGTTTGAAACAACTTCTCAAATTTAAACAACTTGGTAGCAGAGTTGGAAACTGAGCAGAGCTTTGTCTGATGCCAAAATCCAGTATTTGCTGGATTAAAAAGTCCCTTTGTAAAAGCCAGTATATTGTCATTCTCTTTACTCAGAAAGTAACTCCAAGGAGAATTACCTTAAATATTCTAATCAACTAACTCACCATGTATTTTGAAACACGTCTCACTCACTGGAGATTTCCATTCTTAGAAAAATTTCCCAAAAGAatatgatgactttttttttttgcctcaaacTACTTTTTATTTGCAACTACGTGATTTCACGCAATTCTTCTAAACAATGACATAAAATAGATTTCCTGTGTATAAATAACTTACATACTCTCCATAAAGTAAATGCTCAAAAGTGCTAGAACAGATCGTCTGCTGCTACAGTGTTCTTGTATCCAACAGAATTGATGCACAATATATAAATACTCAAGTCCAATATTAAAAACTCAGGCACTTGACTAACTTTAATAAAGTTTCTCAAACTATATCAATATATCTaaagtgcatatatattttttaagaaagattattATCAAtaacttttctataaaaataagtttgaCGGTTTGGCCCATCTAACTTTACTACTATGAGtatgaatttttaacttttaatgtgGTCAGCCTTATTCTACCTTCTCTCAACACTGACACCAACAGAATCAAAAGCCGCTAATGAGGTGCTAACATGTGAGGATTAATCCAGTGATTCCGGTCACAATGCATTCCAGGAGGAGGTACCCATGTTACTGGAATTGGGCGATAAggtttattctttcttccctgaTTTGGATAACCAAATGGAATAGGAGGAGGATAGTGATTCTGATGACCATTCCCTCGGTACATTCCTGGCTTTTTTCTGGGCAAAGGGTGCCACAATGGAAGAGGTGGGAACATCAATTCTGCAATCTGGTACACAGGACTTGGGGTCGCAGTCATGGAACTGGGTTTCACTTCTACTTCCTtacttgtttcttcatctgaagaaGAGGATCCTGAATGATAATCAGAGGTAACCTTATCAAGGGCCCTGGTAACTTTCTTGGAGATTTCATCCTTATTCTCATCCTCATTTTCAAAGCTGGCAACAATGAATGCATTGTTTTTCACTCCATACCGACAGCACACCTCACATGGATCCACCCACAGAGTGAGTTCCTTTGGTAAGCCTAGATCACTGTACAAGATGCAGCTGTTCTCACAGGCTTTCAGGACATCAGGGTCAACTCTCTGAAACTTATTGACACGAATGCATCTGTAGGCCTGTCCTTTTGATGGTTTTTCTGGATAccagtgatttttatatttttcttgaagtATAAGAGTCAATTTCTCAGCAAACCTCTCAACTGCCTCTTTTTTCAACTTGTCGTGTTTTCGAACTAGCCTTGTGAAAAAGAAGACAACAGCAGCAATTTCGCTCTTCATCTTTCCCACCGCCACCGCCCTGGGGCCGCAGATGTGGCGGTCCCGACCGTCTCTGGCTGGGAACCGAGGGCGCCGCTTCAGCGGGCCGGCGCTTGGCGACAGCGAGCGCAGCGAGCCTAGTTCTGAGCGTCTGAtgacatttttaaacatgttatttcttattGGGGGTGAGAAGTTAGTATTTCTACACCATTATTTTTTCATGCTATAAAGCCTCggggtagaaggagagattaGCTCTGCTTTTAGTATTAACCAAGACAATTTTTACAAACATGGTTTTCATATATCTAAACACTTCTTCAATCTCTTGCAACATTAGTCACATTGATGTTTAGGTGGTGAAAAGTTAACTTGgatttcttctgcctggaaacattttcagta
The nucleotide sequence above comes from Mustela erminea isolate mMusErm1 chromosome 21, mMusErm1.Pri, whole genome shotgun sequence. Encoded proteins:
- the LOC116581644 gene encoding protein BTG3-like, with translation MFKNVIRRSELGSLRSLSPSAGPLKRRPRFPARDGRDRHICGPRAVAVGKMKSEIAAVVFFFTRLVRKHDKLKKEAVERFAEKLTLILQEKYKNHWYPEKPSKGQAYRCIRVNKFQRVDPDVLKACENSCILYSDLGLPKELTLWVDPCEVCCRYGVKNNAFIVASFENEDENKDEISKKVTRALDKVTSDYHSGSSSSDEETSKEVEVKPSSMTATPSPVYQIAELMFPPLPLWHPLPRKKPGMYRGNGHQNHYPPPIPFGYPNQGRKNKPYRPIPVTWVPPPGMHCDRNHWINPHMLAPH